From Verrucomicrobiota bacterium, the proteins below share one genomic window:
- a CDS encoding thiolase family protein translates to MNEPIYIVDGLRTAFAKAGTALADSDPVELGKAAMSMLLARTGIDPAAIEEVILGCVGQPAEAANVARVVALRAGVPDSVPAITVHRNCASGFEAVTQAAEKMLVGRGDVYVVGGVESMSQVPLLYQYETAKKIGALARAKTLPQKLGAIASFRPADLRPRIGLQLGLSDPISGLNMGQTAENLSRDFNISREQQDEFALRSHHKAIAARPRLREEITPVYLTKSKNGKPYFDQDNGPRENQTMEALGKLKPVFEPVTGTVTAGNSSQITDGAAVLLLMTEKALRESGLQPLGRLEAYAYAGLDPSRMGLGPVYAIQRAEQKTGLGLKDAELIEINEAFAAQVLACQLAARSAEYCRQHLGREDALGEIPDEILNVNGGAVALGHPVGVTGTRLVLTALKELHRRNQHRALVSLCVGGGQGGALWLNRN, encoded by the coding sequence ATGAACGAACCTATTTACATCGTCGACGGCCTCCGCACAGCGTTCGCGAAAGCGGGCACCGCCCTGGCCGACAGTGACCCCGTCGAACTGGGCAAAGCCGCCATGAGCATGCTGCTCGCCCGCACCGGTATTGATCCGGCTGCCATTGAGGAAGTCATCCTGGGTTGCGTCGGCCAGCCTGCTGAAGCCGCCAATGTCGCGCGCGTCGTGGCCCTCCGGGCGGGCGTCCCCGACTCGGTCCCGGCTATTACCGTCCACCGGAACTGCGCTTCCGGATTTGAAGCAGTGACGCAAGCAGCGGAAAAAATGCTCGTCGGACGAGGCGACGTCTACGTCGTCGGAGGGGTCGAGAGCATGTCCCAGGTGCCCCTGCTCTACCAGTACGAAACGGCTAAAAAGATCGGAGCCCTGGCGCGCGCCAAAACCCTTCCGCAAAAGCTGGGCGCGATAGCCAGTTTCCGCCCGGCTGACCTGCGGCCGCGCATCGGATTGCAGCTCGGCCTGTCGGATCCGATCAGCGGGTTGAACATGGGCCAAACGGCTGAAAACCTCAGCCGGGATTTCAATATCTCGCGGGAGCAACAGGATGAGTTTGCCCTGAGATCACACCACAAAGCGATCGCCGCCCGCCCGAGGCTGCGTGAAGAGATCACCCCCGTCTACCTGACCAAATCCAAAAACGGCAAGCCTTATTTCGATCAGGACAACGGTCCGCGCGAAAACCAGACCATGGAAGCGTTAGGAAAGCTCAAGCCCGTTTTTGAACCCGTGACCGGTACGGTAACAGCCGGCAACTCTTCGCAGATTACCGACGGGGCTGCCGTGTTGCTCCTGATGACCGAAAAGGCCTTGCGCGAATCCGGCCTGCAACCCCTTGGGCGCCTCGAGGCTTACGCTTACGCAGGGCTTGACCCTTCCCGGATGGGGCTCGGGCCGGTCTACGCGATCCAACGGGCCGAACAGAAAACCGGCCTGGGATTGAAAGACGCCGAACTTATCGAAATCAACGAAGCGTTTGCCGCCCAGGTGCTGGCTTGCCAGCTCGCGGCGCGCTCGGCCGAGTACTGCCGCCAGCACCTTGGACGTGAGGATGCGCTGGGAGAAATTCCTGACGAAATCCTTAACGTGAACGGCGGCGCCGTCGCGCTGGGGCACCCGGTCGGGGTTACCGGAACACGCCTGGTGCTTACGGCCCTGAAAGAATTGCATCGCCGCAACCAGCATCGGGCGCTCGTCTCCCTCTGCGTCGGCGGCGGTCAGGGCGGTGCGCTTTGGTTGAATCGTAATTAA
- a CDS encoding enoyl-CoA hydratase/isomerase family protein gives MSGNLRCELLDSGVAVLTFDRPDSAANIFDQPTFDELNQQLESLEAKGGSLKGLVLRSAKPRIFIAGADLNGFSRERDPQRLGRLIDQGQQTFDRIARLPFPTAAAIHGVALGGGLEIALACDYRVASLDSATKLGLPETNLGILPAWGGSTRLPRLIGLPAALEMILAGKQHAAKPALKIGLVDGVAYPERILAEAVKLVLQGKKRRLKPHLANRAPLSKVIAAQARKRVLAKTRGNYPAPLKALEVAVAGLTSSPAQSLANERREFINLAMGEPAASLIRVFFLQERAKKLAVESAEKPLPVRRAMVVGAGIMGSGIAQWLSARGLRVVLKDIGPEPLGKGMQAIAKLYRDAVKRRIFTEAEARAGSDRILPVFEDNIPLHDVDLVIEAAVEKLDLKCQVFRQLEEKVPFCRVLATNTSALSIDAIADGLPHPEKVVGIHFFNPVHRMQLVEIVRGPRTGPLALATAVQLAKAIGKLPVLVKDSPGFLVNRILLPYLIEAVRIFQEGYPAERIDRLMLDFGMPMGPLRLGDEVGLDVAAHVATDLTQRLSHLPPVNAVLPRMLEKGWLGRKSGKGFYDYQTKGKETLNSQLNEFQALQAPQVDDAELRDRMVLLMVNEAARCLEEGVVTAPEDVDFGMIMGTGWAPFRGGPLNYADSTSLPAVVARLQELQKRVGNYFAPCALLADKAARGDRFYASAPGPESSAGGPPQS, from the coding sequence GTGAGCGGCAATCTCCGTTGCGAACTTCTTGATTCCGGCGTTGCCGTCCTGACGTTTGATCGTCCGGACTCCGCCGCCAACATTTTTGACCAGCCGACTTTCGACGAACTCAACCAGCAACTCGAGTCGCTGGAGGCGAAGGGCGGGAGCCTCAAGGGGCTGGTCCTCCGGAGCGCGAAACCCAGGATCTTCATTGCGGGTGCAGACCTGAATGGGTTCAGCCGGGAACGCGATCCGCAACGCCTGGGCCGCTTGATTGACCAAGGCCAGCAGACTTTCGACCGGATCGCCCGCCTGCCGTTCCCGACCGCAGCAGCCATTCACGGCGTTGCCTTGGGAGGCGGCCTGGAAATCGCGCTGGCCTGCGATTACCGGGTGGCTTCCCTGGATTCCGCAACCAAGCTGGGCCTTCCGGAAACCAACCTCGGCATTCTGCCAGCCTGGGGCGGCTCGACCCGCCTGCCGCGGCTGATCGGTTTGCCTGCCGCGCTCGAGATGATTTTAGCCGGAAAACAGCACGCCGCGAAACCTGCGCTCAAGATCGGGTTGGTCGACGGCGTGGCTTACCCGGAACGGATCCTCGCCGAAGCCGTAAAACTCGTGCTCCAGGGCAAAAAGCGCCGCCTCAAACCTCACCTGGCCAACCGGGCTCCCCTCTCCAAGGTGATCGCGGCGCAGGCGCGAAAACGGGTCCTGGCAAAGACGCGGGGTAATTACCCCGCTCCCCTCAAAGCGTTGGAGGTTGCCGTGGCGGGGCTGACATCATCGCCCGCGCAATCGCTTGCCAATGAGCGGCGCGAGTTTATCAACCTGGCGATGGGCGAGCCGGCCGCTAGCCTGATCCGGGTATTCTTCCTGCAGGAACGGGCAAAGAAGCTGGCGGTCGAATCCGCGGAAAAGCCGTTGCCGGTCAGGCGGGCCATGGTGGTCGGCGCCGGCATTATGGGTTCCGGGATCGCGCAATGGCTCAGCGCGCGCGGGCTGCGGGTCGTGCTGAAGGACATCGGGCCCGAGCCGCTCGGCAAAGGCATGCAGGCCATCGCCAAGCTTTATCGTGACGCGGTTAAACGGCGCATCTTTACCGAAGCGGAAGCCCGCGCCGGGTCTGACCGCATCCTGCCGGTATTTGAGGACAACATCCCGCTGCACGATGTTGATCTTGTAATTGAGGCCGCCGTCGAAAAACTGGATCTGAAATGCCAGGTGTTCCGCCAACTTGAGGAAAAGGTTCCGTTCTGCCGGGTGCTGGCCACCAACACCTCGGCGCTGTCGATCGACGCCATCGCGGACGGCCTGCCGCATCCGGAAAAAGTGGTCGGCATCCATTTCTTCAACCCCGTCCACCGGATGCAACTGGTGGAGATCGTGCGGGGCCCGCGCACGGGTCCGCTTGCGCTGGCTACCGCCGTGCAGCTCGCGAAAGCCATCGGCAAACTGCCCGTCCTCGTGAAGGACAGCCCGGGCTTTCTCGTTAACCGCATCCTGTTGCCTTACCTGATAGAGGCGGTTCGTATTTTCCAGGAAGGTTATCCGGCGGAGCGCATCGACCGCCTCATGCTCGACTTCGGGATGCCGATGGGGCCGCTCCGCCTCGGCGACGAAGTCGGGCTCGACGTCGCGGCCCACGTCGCCACGGATCTGACTCAGCGGCTTTCCCATCTCCCTCCGGTTAACGCCGTCCTGCCGCGCATGCTCGAGAAAGGCTGGCTGGGCCGCAAATCGGGAAAGGGCTTTTACGATTACCAGACCAAAGGCAAGGAGACGCTCAACTCCCAATTGAACGAATTTCAGGCGCTGCAGGCGCCCCAGGTCGACGACGCTGAACTCCGGGACCGCATGGTCCTGCTGATGGTGAACGAGGCGGCCCGGTGCCTGGAGGAGGGCGTGGTGACCGCTCCGGAGGATGTCGATTTCGGCATGATCATGGGGACGGGCTGGGCACCGTTCCGCGGCGGCCCGCTGAATTACGCGGATTCCACCAGTCTGCCGGCCGTCGTCGCCCGTTTGCAGGAACTACAGAAACGCGTCGGCAATTACTTCGCCCCTTGCGCTCTCCTGGCCGACAAAGCCGCGCGGGGGGACCGCTTTTACGCTTCGGCGCCCGGGCCTGAATCGAGTGCCGGTGGTCCGCCGCAATCCTGA
- a CDS encoding acyl-CoA dehydrogenase family protein, with the protein MKETLSKPALNLDRPLPDAPPDRPPQGPVFPPIERKPVAFEVRALQALLDGEFAETRTMVKNLVSQFSYDDGLDVPAYRAKVLAWTVSLAEAGLGRIFIPRELGGEENLPKFIAAFEALAFHDLSLVIKVGVQFGLFAGSIQRLGTEYHRRKYLVDAVTARLPGCFAMTEIGHGSNVQGLETTAVYDRATDAFIINSPSYSSGKTYIGNAGEHGRLATVFAQLEVNGERHGVHAFLVPIRDEAGHPLPGITTADNGLKMGLNGVDNGQLWFDHVRVPRLEMLNRFAEVTPEGVYRSEIKSASARFFTMIGTLVTGRISIAATANSAAKSALTIAIRYAARRRQFGPPKAGRETLLLDYPAHQTRLMPLLANAYALDFALKRLVRLNEKATPGNSRDVETLAAALKAFVTWNTTKTIQTCRESCGGEGYMAVNRFAALKADTDVYATFEGDNTVLMQLVAKNLLTEFGDKLKHLRPAQLAGFFVRRKFAQVVKQSPHLCLNVAKEHLLDPAVQQMYFKYREDALLSKIAQLFRRVLSSEQAADPNPERRTPNPERRTPNAELRTPNSASYTAFTRLQPELLELAHAYSERIILEYFTEAIAGVENRPLQAVLKRMADLFALTHLDEHRAWYLEQGVFTTAKSGAIRAVALRLCRDLSQEAVALVDAFGIPDACLAAPIAL; encoded by the coding sequence ATGAAAGAAACGTTGTCCAAACCTGCGCTCAACCTGGATCGCCCCTTGCCGGACGCCCCTCCGGACCGGCCCCCGCAAGGGCCGGTCTTTCCGCCGATCGAACGCAAACCGGTCGCGTTTGAGGTCAGAGCGTTACAAGCCTTGCTCGACGGCGAGTTTGCCGAGACCAGGACCATGGTCAAAAATCTGGTGTCGCAGTTTTCCTACGATGACGGCCTGGACGTGCCCGCCTACCGCGCCAAAGTGCTGGCCTGGACCGTTAGCCTCGCTGAAGCCGGACTCGGCCGCATTTTCATCCCACGCGAACTGGGCGGCGAAGAAAATCTGCCGAAGTTCATCGCCGCCTTTGAAGCCCTGGCGTTCCACGACCTCAGCCTGGTCATCAAGGTCGGCGTGCAGTTCGGATTATTTGCCGGGAGCATCCAGCGACTGGGAACCGAATACCATCGCCGCAAATACCTGGTGGACGCCGTGACAGCACGCCTGCCGGGCTGCTTTGCCATGACGGAGATCGGTCACGGGTCAAACGTGCAGGGGCTCGAAACCACGGCCGTGTACGATCGCGCGACGGACGCGTTTATCATCAACAGCCCTTCCTATTCGTCCGGGAAAACTTATATCGGCAACGCCGGCGAACATGGACGCCTGGCGACGGTCTTTGCCCAACTCGAGGTAAACGGCGAGCGGCACGGCGTGCATGCGTTTCTGGTCCCGATCCGGGACGAGGCCGGTCACCCGCTGCCGGGCATCACCACTGCAGATAACGGCCTGAAAATGGGCCTGAACGGGGTCGACAACGGTCAACTCTGGTTTGACCACGTCCGGGTGCCGCGGCTCGAAATGCTGAACCGCTTTGCCGAAGTCACCCCGGAGGGCGTTTACCGCAGCGAAATCAAGAGCGCCAGCGCCCGCTTTTTCACCATGATCGGCACCCTCGTGACCGGACGGATAAGCATCGCGGCCACGGCCAACAGCGCCGCCAAATCCGCGCTGACGATCGCGATCCGCTACGCGGCGCGCCGGCGCCAGTTCGGACCGCCGAAAGCCGGCCGGGAAACGCTGCTCCTGGATTACCCCGCACACCAGACGAGGCTGATGCCCCTCCTGGCGAACGCCTATGCACTCGACTTCGCTTTGAAACGCCTCGTACGGCTGAACGAAAAGGCAACGCCGGGCAATTCCCGCGACGTCGAAACGCTGGCGGCAGCCCTAAAGGCTTTTGTCACCTGGAATACCACCAAAACCATTCAAACCTGCCGGGAAAGTTGCGGGGGCGAAGGCTACATGGCGGTGAACCGGTTTGCCGCGCTGAAGGCCGACACCGACGTCTACGCTACGTTCGAAGGTGACAACACGGTGCTGATGCAACTCGTCGCCAAAAACCTGCTCACCGAGTTCGGCGATAAATTAAAGCATCTGCGTCCGGCGCAGCTGGCTGGTTTTTTTGTCCGGCGAAAGTTTGCCCAGGTGGTAAAGCAGAGCCCGCACTTATGCCTGAACGTTGCCAAGGAGCATCTGCTCGATCCGGCCGTGCAGCAGATGTATTTCAAGTATCGCGAGGACGCATTGTTGTCGAAAATTGCGCAGCTGTTTCGCCGGGTGCTTTCATCTGAACAGGCCGCTGACCCGAACCCCGAACGCCGAACCCCGAACCCCGAACGCCGAACTCCGAACGCCGAACTCCGAACCCCGAACTCCGCTTCCTACACGGCCTTTACTCGTTTGCAGCCCGAATTGCTCGAACTGGCGCACGCCTACTCGGAGCGGATCATCCTGGAGTATTTCACGGAGGCGATCGCCGGGGTCGAAAACCGGCCGCTGCAGGCCGTACTCAAGCGGATGGCGGACCTGTTTGCCCTGACGCACCTCGACGAGCATCGAGCCTGGTACCTGGAACAGGGTGTTTTCACGACCGCGAAAAGCGGCGCCATCCGTGCCGTCGCGCTCAGGTTGTGCCGCGACCTCAGCCAGGAGGCCGTCGCCTTGGTCGATGCGTTCGGCATTCCGGATGCGTGCCTTGCCGCGCCGATCGCGCTTTAA